From a single Adhaeribacter swui genomic region:
- a CDS encoding mannose-1-phosphate guanylyltransferase, with the protein MQQTYAVIMAGGIGTRFWPFSRVNYPKQFHDVLGVGESMLQTTVSRFEHICAKENIFIVTNADYYDLVKQQLPFLKESQILCEPIGRNTAPAIAYAAYKINQLNPKANMVVAPADHVILKQAAFEEKIKKALAAANESDILITLGITPSRPDTNYGYIQYLEGDQELKKVKTFTEKPNLEIAQVFLESGDFVWNAGIFIWNVQSILKAFKEFLPEIAEIFDEGIPVLHTDQEAAFINRAYSHCRNISIDYGIMEKAENVYMLPSDLGWSDLGTWNSLYAIGNKDAQGNVVDGEVMLYETTNCIVKTPHDRLVVVDGLHDFIIAEYDNVLMICPKEDEQRVKDFLADAKSKKGPNFI; encoded by the coding sequence ATGCAGCAAACCTATGCCGTAATAATGGCCGGCGGAATCGGAACCCGCTTCTGGCCTTTCAGCCGAGTTAATTATCCAAAACAGTTTCACGATGTATTAGGGGTCGGGGAATCTATGCTGCAAACCACGGTTAGCCGGTTCGAGCATATTTGCGCGAAAGAAAACATCTTTATTGTTACCAACGCCGATTATTACGATCTGGTAAAACAGCAACTGCCATTTTTAAAAGAAAGTCAGATTTTATGCGAACCCATTGGCCGGAATACCGCGCCGGCCATTGCGTATGCTGCTTATAAAATAAATCAGCTTAACCCCAAAGCAAACATGGTAGTGGCCCCCGCCGACCACGTAATTTTAAAACAAGCGGCTTTTGAAGAAAAAATTAAAAAAGCGTTGGCGGCCGCCAACGAATCGGATATCTTAATTACGTTAGGTATTACGCCCAGCCGGCCCGACACCAACTACGGTTATATTCAGTACCTGGAAGGGGACCAGGAATTAAAAAAAGTTAAAACCTTTACCGAAAAGCCTAACCTGGAAATTGCCCAGGTTTTTCTGGAAAGCGGTGATTTTGTATGGAATGCCGGTATTTTTATCTGGAATGTGCAAAGCATTTTAAAAGCGTTTAAAGAATTTTTACCCGAAATAGCCGAAATTTTTGACGAAGGAATTCCGGTGCTGCATACCGATCAGGAAGCGGCTTTTATTAACCGGGCTTACTCGCATTGCCGCAACATATCCATTGATTACGGCATCATGGAAAAAGCCGAAAACGTGTACATGCTCCCAAGTGACTTAGGCTGGTCTGATTTAGGTACCTGGAATTCGCTGTATGCCATCGGGAATAAAGATGCGCAAGGCAATGTAGTAGATGGCGAGGTAATGCTTTACGAAACAACCAACTGCATTGTAAAAACGCCCCACGACCGTTTAGTAGTAGTGGATGGCTTACATGATTTTATTATTGCGGAATACGATAACGTACTGATGATTTGCCCCAAAGAAGACGAGCAGCGCGTAAAAGATTTTCTGGCGGATGCCAAAAGTAAAAAAGGCCCGAACTTTATCTAA
- a CDS encoding NADP-dependent isocitrate dehydrogenase — MTQTAKIVYTITDEAPALATYSLLPIIKTFTQAADIAVETRDISLAGRILAAFPENLTDEQKQNDDLAYLGELAKTPEANIIKLPNISASIPQLTAAIKELQSQGYNIPDYPAEAQSPADNEIKARYAKILGSAVNPVLREGNSDRRVADPVKQYAKKNPHSMGAWTSNSKSHVAHMESGDFYGSEQSVTLEQAGEVKIEFVGANGATKTLKENLKLKEGEVIDASVMSKKALRAFYEKETAAAKEQDVLLSLHLKATMMKVSDPIMFGHAVTVFFKDLFEKHAATFKSLNVDPNNGFGDVLAKIQSLPENQRAEIEADIKKAYENNPRLAMVDSSKGITNLNVPNDVIIDASMPAAFRTSGQMWGPDGKLHDTKFMIPDRNYAGIYQAVIDFCKKNGAFDPSTMGTVPNIGLMAQKAEEYGSHDKTFQIAEAGTVRVVDAAGNTLMEHQVEEGDIWRMCQTKDLPIQDWVKLAVTRARITNTPAIFWLDKNRPHDANLIKKVERYLQDHETTGLEIKIMAPVEAMQYTCERAKAGQDTISVTGNVLRDYLTDLFPILELGTSAKMLSIVPLLDGGGLFETGAGGSAPKHVQQFIEENYLRWDSLGEFLALGVSLEDLAYKTKNDKAQVLAEALNQANGKFLENDKSPARKVGGIDNRGSHFYLALYWAQAMAEQTKDPELQARFKPLAQQLTENESKIVEEQIAAQGKPVDIGGYYHPDAQKVEQAMRPSATLNAALANF; from the coding sequence ATGACACAAACAGCTAAAATTGTTTATACCATAACGGACGAAGCCCCGGCTTTAGCCACGTATTCCTTATTGCCCATTATTAAAACTTTTACGCAAGCTGCCGATATCGCCGTTGAAACCAGAGATATTTCGCTGGCCGGCCGGATTCTGGCTGCTTTTCCGGAGAACTTAACCGACGAGCAAAAGCAAAACGACGATTTAGCTTACCTCGGCGAATTAGCCAAAACCCCGGAAGCCAATATAATTAAATTGCCAAATATCAGTGCTTCTATTCCGCAGTTAACGGCGGCTATTAAAGAACTGCAAAGCCAGGGTTACAACATCCCGGATTATCCGGCCGAGGCGCAAAGCCCTGCCGACAACGAAATCAAAGCCCGGTATGCCAAAATTTTAGGTAGTGCCGTAAACCCAGTTCTCCGCGAAGGTAACTCCGACCGCCGCGTGGCCGATCCGGTGAAACAATATGCCAAAAAAAATCCGCATTCCATGGGTGCCTGGACCTCAAATTCTAAGTCGCACGTAGCCCACATGGAAAGCGGCGATTTTTACGGCAGCGAACAATCCGTAACCCTGGAGCAAGCCGGGGAAGTTAAAATTGAGTTTGTAGGAGCAAACGGCGCTACCAAAACTTTAAAAGAAAACTTAAAGCTGAAAGAAGGCGAAGTTATTGATGCTTCGGTAATGAGTAAAAAAGCGTTGCGCGCCTTTTATGAAAAAGAAACTGCCGCAGCCAAAGAACAGGATGTATTATTATCGTTGCACCTGAAAGCTACCATGATGAAGGTATCGGACCCAATTATGTTTGGCCACGCGGTAACCGTATTTTTTAAAGATTTATTCGAAAAACACGCCGCTACTTTTAAATCATTAAACGTAGACCCGAACAATGGCTTTGGCGATGTGTTAGCTAAAATTCAAAGTTTGCCCGAAAACCAGCGTGCCGAAATTGAAGCCGATATTAAGAAAGCTTACGAAAATAATCCCCGACTGGCCATGGTAGATTCTTCCAAAGGTATCACTAATTTAAATGTACCCAACGATGTCATTATCGATGCCTCCATGCCGGCTGCTTTCCGGACTTCTGGCCAGATGTGGGGCCCGGACGGTAAATTACACGATACCAAATTCATGATTCCGGACCGTAATTACGCCGGAATTTACCAGGCCGTTATTGATTTCTGCAAAAAGAACGGTGCTTTTGACCCGAGCACCATGGGCACCGTGCCTAACATTGGTTTAATGGCCCAGAAAGCCGAAGAGTACGGTTCGCATGATAAGACTTTCCAGATTGCCGAAGCCGGTACTGTGCGGGTAGTAGATGCCGCTGGTAATACCTTAATGGAGCACCAAGTAGAAGAAGGCGATATCTGGCGGATGTGCCAAACCAAAGATTTGCCGATTCAGGACTGGGTAAAGTTAGCCGTAACTAGGGCTCGCATTACCAACACGCCGGCAATTTTCTGGTTAGATAAAAACCGGCCGCACGATGCTAACTTAATTAAAAAAGTAGAACGTTACCTGCAAGACCACGAAACTACCGGTTTAGAAATAAAAATAATGGCACCGGTAGAAGCCATGCAATATACCTGCGAGCGGGCCAAAGCGGGCCAAGATACCATTTCGGTAACCGGTAACGTGTTGCGCGATTACTTAACCGACTTGTTCCCGATTCTGGAATTAGGTACCAGCGCCAAAATGCTTTCGATTGTGCCATTGCTGGATGGCGGCGGTTTATTTGAAACCGGTGCCGGCGGATCGGCCCCGAAACACGTGCAACAGTTTATTGAAGAGAATTATTTGCGTTGGGATTCTTTAGGTGAGTTTTTAGCTTTAGGCGTGTCGTTAGAAGATTTGGCTTATAAAACAAAAAACGATAAAGCCCAGGTGCTGGCTGAAGCTTTAAACCAGGCAAACGGTAAATTTTTAGAAAACGATAAATCGCCGGCACGTAAAGTAGGTGGCATTGATAACCGCGGCAGTCATTTTTACCTGGCACTGTACTGGGCGCAAGCCATGGCCGAGCAAACCAAAGACCCGGAGTTACAAGCCCGGTTTAAGCCATTGGCCCAGCAGCTTACCGAAAACGAAAGCAAAATTGTAGAAGAACAAATTGCCGCCCAAGGTAAACCCGTAGATATTGGCGGCTATTACCACCCGGATGCGCAAAAAGTAGAACAAGCCATGCGACCCAGCGCTACTTTAAACGCTGCTTTAGCTAATTTTTAA
- a CDS encoding CopD family protein, with product MTYFYVKSLHIIFVVTWFAGLFYIVRLFIYFTEAGEKPEPDKTILQNQLAIMEKRLWYGITWPSAVLTLVFGSWMAYLYGSLPGWLLVKLSFVAGLFLYHLSCHRIFKQHQRGEVKQTPTQLRIWNEVATLFLVSIVFLVVLKNSVDFLWGLVGLILFAVILMLAIRIYKKIRTR from the coding sequence GTGACTTACTTCTACGTTAAATCGCTGCACATTATTTTTGTAGTTACCTGGTTTGCCGGTTTGTTCTACATCGTCCGGTTGTTTATTTACTTTACCGAAGCCGGCGAAAAACCGGAGCCCGACAAAACCATTTTACAGAACCAGCTAGCCATAATGGAAAAGCGCTTGTGGTACGGCATAACCTGGCCATCGGCGGTACTTACCTTAGTTTTTGGTTCCTGGATGGCTTATTTGTACGGCAGTTTACCGGGTTGGCTGCTGGTTAAATTAAGTTTTGTAGCGGGCTTATTTTTGTACCACCTGAGTTGCCACCGCATTTTTAAACAACACCAACGCGGCGAAGTAAAACAAACCCCTACCCAACTCCGCATCTGGAACGAGGTAGCAACTTTGTTTCTGGTAAGTATTGTGTTTTTGGTAGTTTTAAAAAACAGCGTAGATTTTTTATGGGGCTTGGTAGGCTTAATTTTATTTGCCGTTATACTGATGCTCGCCATCCGGATCTACAAAAAAATCCGCACCAGATAG
- a CDS encoding MBOAT family O-acyltransferase: protein MLFNSLEFLLFFPVVTLLFFLLPHRFRWVLLLVASCFFYMFFKPIYILILLITIIIDYYAGILIQNSPTKKKKKFYLIWSLVANISVLAIFKYFNFFNDNITSVSEWLGYENPIPYLTILLPIGLSFHTFQAMSYTIEVYRGHQPAERHFGIYALYVMFYPQLVAGPIERPQNVLHQFHEKQYFDYDRVADGLKLMAWGLFKKVVIADRLALMVNQVYNNPTNYDGIYLIIATVFFAFQIFCDFSGYSDIALGSAQVMGFKLMENFRRPYSAKTIKEFWGRWHISLSTWFRDYLYLPLGGNRVSKWRWYYNIFIVFLVSGFWHGASWNFIIWGALHGFYQVFGFITAPQRNNLVKFLRLDNFPRLYNAIQVVTTFSLVGLAWIFFRANTLTDAWYISTHLFQNFWGSTREFAHQLLFENKILGQYKQEFILAVLFILLLEYVHYLQSQHKLRLQIAHFRPFYRWGIYSAYLLVFLYFGVFNSNSFIYFQF, encoded by the coding sequence ATGCTGTTTAATTCTTTAGAATTCCTGCTCTTTTTCCCGGTTGTTACCTTATTGTTCTTCTTGTTGCCCCATCGTTTCCGGTGGGTGCTGCTGCTGGTAGCCAGTTGCTTTTTTTACATGTTTTTTAAACCCATTTATATTCTAATATTATTAATTACCATAATAATAGATTATTACGCGGGTATATTAATCCAGAATAGCCCTACTAAAAAGAAGAAAAAGTTTTACCTCATCTGGAGCTTAGTCGCAAACATTAGCGTACTGGCTATTTTTAAATATTTTAATTTTTTTAACGACAACATTACCTCCGTAAGTGAGTGGCTGGGCTACGAAAACCCGATTCCGTACTTAACCATTTTATTGCCTATCGGGCTTTCTTTCCACACGTTTCAGGCAATGAGTTATACCATTGAGGTATACCGCGGCCACCAGCCCGCCGAGCGCCACTTTGGTATTTATGCTTTGTACGTTATGTTTTATCCGCAATTAGTAGCCGGCCCCATTGAACGGCCGCAGAACGTTTTACACCAGTTTCACGAAAAGCAATATTTTGATTACGACCGGGTAGCGGATGGCTTAAAATTAATGGCCTGGGGCTTATTTAAAAAAGTGGTTATTGCAGACCGGCTGGCCTTAATGGTAAACCAAGTGTATAACAACCCCACCAATTACGACGGAATTTATTTAATTATTGCCACAGTTTTTTTTGCTTTCCAGATCTTCTGCGACTTTTCGGGCTATTCCGATATTGCCTTGGGTTCGGCGCAGGTAATGGGATTTAAACTGATGGAAAACTTCCGGCGCCCTTATTCGGCCAAAACCATAAAAGAGTTTTGGGGCCGGTGGCATATTTCGTTATCTACCTGGTTCCGCGATTATTTGTACCTGCCCCTGGGAGGTAACCGGGTAAGCAAATGGCGCTGGTATTACAACATTTTTATTGTTTTTTTGGTAAGCGGTTTTTGGCACGGTGCCAGTTGGAATTTTATTATCTGGGGCGCTTTGCACGGGTTTTACCAGGTATTTGGGTTTATAACCGCCCCCCAAAGAAATAACCTAGTTAAATTTTTACGGCTGGATAATTTTCCTCGGTTGTATAATGCTATTCAGGTAGTTACCACATTTTCTTTAGTGGGCCTGGCCTGGATATTTTTTAGAGCAAACACCTTAACCGATGCCTGGTACATTAGTACGCATCTATTTCAGAATTTCTGGGGCAGTACCCGGGAATTTGCACACCAGTTACTCTTCGAAAACAAAATATTGGGCCAATACAAGCAAGAATTTATCTTAGCGGTGCTCTTTATTTTACTTCTGGAGTACGTTCATTATTTGCAAAGCCAGCATAAACTGCGGTTGCAAATTGCCCATTTCCGCCCATTTTACCGGTGGGGTATTTATTCTGCTTACCTCCTGGTGTTCCTTTATTTTGGCGTGTTTAACTCTAACTCCTTTATTTATTTTCAGTTTTAA
- the nfi gene encoding deoxyribonuclease V (cleaves DNA at apurinic or apyrimidinic sites): MAYYQTHPPVDPELIKTLTARQHELQKQVILKKPDFTITTIAGCDSSFIGENILSVFVLLSYPDLQIIEKVWHYRPVELPYIPGLLSFREAPNLMEAYKKLNQKPDLIMVDGHGISHPRRMGIASHLGVHLQKPTMGLAKEVLVGKFEMPGPEQGAVSPVMHRNEHIANAIRTKEKVKPVFASAGHLMDLETATQIALATTRKHKLPEPTRLADHYAAVFKAEVR; encoded by the coding sequence ATGGCTTATTATCAAACCCATCCGCCCGTTGATCCGGAGTTAATAAAAACCTTAACCGCGCGGCAGCACGAACTGCAAAAACAAGTAATTTTAAAAAAACCGGATTTTACCATCACCACCATAGCGGGTTGCGATTCTTCCTTTATCGGCGAAAATATTTTATCGGTGTTTGTGTTGCTGAGCTACCCGGATTTACAGATTATAGAAAAAGTGTGGCATTACCGCCCGGTGGAGTTACCTTACATTCCTGGCTTGCTCTCTTTTAGGGAGGCGCCGAATTTGATGGAAGCTTATAAAAAGCTAAACCAAAAACCGGATTTAATTATGGTAGATGGACATGGTATTTCGCACCCCCGGCGCATGGGCATTGCTAGCCATTTGGGAGTGCATTTGCAAAAACCCACCATGGGCTTAGCCAAAGAAGTTTTAGTAGGTAAATTTGAAATGCCCGGTCCGGAGCAGGGCGCTGTTAGTCCGGTTATGCACCGCAACGAACATATTGCCAATGCCATTCGCACGAAAGAAAAAGTAAAACCGGTTTTTGCTTCGGCGGGTCATTTAATGGATTTAGAAACCGCTACCCAAATAGCTTTAGCTACCACCCGGAAACACAAATTACCCGAGCCTACCCGTTTAGCCGATCATTATGCCGCCGTTTTTAAGGCTGAGGTGCGTTAG
- a CDS encoding SDR family NAD(P)-dependent oxidoreductase — translation MNLNQGKTALITGASSGIGFELTRCFARDGHNVLMTAHHEEKLQDAVQKIKSEFPNVQVESIACDLSKDGAATQLYQDVQSRGVQVEFLVNNAGFGERGSFLETDLQKEIGLIHLNIISLVALTKFFAQDMVKRGSGKILQLGSVASFIPHPLLSVYAASKAFILSFTEALQVELKDTGISLTLLCPPPTDTNFFEVANMENTKIANSSQVQSPVDVAEEGYKGLMNGDARVLPTYVAKMYAAQGITLPDAWNAAITKKQLENVKE, via the coding sequence ATGAATCTGAATCAAGGTAAAACAGCTTTAATAACAGGTGCCTCCAGCGGCATCGGCTTTGAGTTAACCCGTTGCTTTGCGCGCGATGGGCATAACGTATTAATGACGGCACATCACGAGGAGAAACTACAAGATGCCGTTCAAAAGATTAAATCCGAATTCCCGAACGTACAAGTAGAAAGCATCGCTTGCGACCTAAGCAAAGATGGAGCCGCTACGCAACTGTACCAGGATGTACAAAGCCGGGGAGTGCAAGTAGAATTTTTGGTAAACAACGCGGGCTTTGGAGAACGCGGTTCTTTTCTGGAAACTGACCTACAAAAAGAAATTGGTCTAATCCACCTCAACATTATCTCTTTGGTAGCTTTAACCAAGTTTTTTGCCCAAGATATGGTTAAACGAGGTTCTGGTAAAATTCTGCAATTAGGTTCGGTGGCCTCATTTATTCCGCATCCGCTATTATCGGTTTACGCAGCATCTAAGGCTTTTATTTTGTCGTTTACCGAGGCTTTGCAAGTAGAGCTAAAAGATACCGGCATTTCGCTCACCTTACTTTGCCCCCCTCCTACCGATACCAACTTTTTTGAGGTAGCCAACATGGAAAACACCAAAATTGCCAATTCATCGCAGGTACAATCGCCGGTAGATGTAGCCGAAGAAGGTTATAAAGGATTAATGAATGGCGATGCCCGGGTGTTACCAACTTATGTTGCTAAAATGTATGCGGCGCAAGGCATTACTCTACCCGATGCGTGGAATGCCGCCATAACCAAGAAACAATTAGAAAACGTAAAAGAATAA
- a CDS encoding SDR family NAD(P)-dependent oxidoreductase yields METVQNQSVLITGASSGIGFELARLFARDNYHIIMVAHHVDKLDHAAWQLQSEFSNVRLNTIAIDLSKDDAPNRLFDHVQQQGWQINVLVNNAGFGEFGLFTESNLEKELAMIHLNIISLVHLTKLFLPRLLNQGSGKILQVGSVASFTPTPLQAVYGATKSFILSFSEALQEELKDSPVSVTILCPPATDTNFFNVAGAQNSKIAQGDLATPEEVAATAYKALLAGDKRAVPTFKAKIQVAQSSILPDALNATLMHKQSEETTKPKKASAKKANAATATSPGLDLPAANTPAPTTRKRSAKSTTVTNLDAAVALDPAVAATGTVAENLTGTTLETTPAPATKPKRSTKKSQ; encoded by the coding sequence ATGGAAACGGTACAAAATCAATCAGTATTAATAACAGGCGCTTCCAGCGGCATTGGGTTTGAACTAGCCCGTTTATTTGCCCGCGATAATTACCACATAATTATGGTAGCGCACCACGTAGATAAACTAGATCACGCTGCCTGGCAATTGCAAAGCGAATTTAGTAATGTAAGGCTAAACACCATTGCCATTGATTTAAGCAAAGACGATGCACCCAACCGCTTGTTCGACCACGTGCAGCAACAAGGCTGGCAAATAAATGTATTGGTAAACAACGCGGGCTTTGGTGAGTTCGGTCTTTTTACGGAATCCAACCTGGAAAAAGAACTGGCCATGATTCACCTGAATATTATTTCGTTGGTGCACCTTACCAAATTGTTTTTACCGCGCTTACTTAACCAAGGCTCCGGCAAAATATTGCAGGTAGGTTCGGTGGCTTCTTTTACACCAACTCCTTTGCAGGCGGTATACGGCGCTACCAAGTCCTTTATTTTATCTTTCAGCGAAGCTCTGCAGGAAGAATTAAAAGATTCGCCGGTATCGGTAACCATACTTTGTCCACCGGCCACCGACACCAACTTCTTTAACGTGGCGGGTGCTCAGAACAGTAAAATTGCCCAGGGCGATTTAGCAACGCCCGAAGAGGTGGCCGCTACCGCTTACAAAGCTTTATTGGCCGGCGACAAACGGGCGGTGCCTACCTTTAAAGCCAAAATACAAGTAGCCCAAAGCTCTATCCTTCCGGACGCTTTAAATGCGACGCTCATGCACAAACAGTCCGAAGAAACTACGAAACCCAAGAAAGCTTCTGCCAAAAAAGCAAATGCGGCCACCGCTACTTCTCCCGGTCTTGATTTGCCAGCAGCCAATACCCCGGCTCCGACTACCCGGAAAAGAAGCGCCAAAAGCACTACCGTTACCAATTTAGATGCGGCAGTAGCCTTAGATCCGGCTGTAGCCGCCACGGGCACCGTAGCCGAAAATTTAACAGGTACTACCCTGGAAACAACGCCGGCTCCGGCTACTAAACCCAAAAGAAGCACCAAGAAATCGCAATAA
- a CDS encoding DUF5362 family protein, whose product MEIENQITGGSLEPSRSELQVTSQMRHYLLLTAKWTQFLAIVGFIFIGLMVIGAFTFGSIMHSLTSNFPGAPSSVPGGSGAIMTIYLLFFAVLYFFPTLYLYQFSTKTKAALLYGEELNLAFAFSRLKSFFKFWGIFLIVILVFYGLIFIGYAIGASVFS is encoded by the coding sequence ATGGAAATTGAAAACCAAATTACCGGCGGTAGTTTAGAACCATCCCGGTCGGAGTTACAGGTTACCAGCCAAATGCGCCACTATTTATTACTTACCGCCAAATGGACGCAATTTTTAGCGATTGTGGGCTTTATATTTATTGGGTTAATGGTAATTGGGGCATTTACTTTTGGTTCTATCATGCATTCTTTAACCAGTAACTTTCCGGGTGCTCCCTCCAGCGTACCGGGCGGTTCCGGCGCCATCATGACCATTTACCTGTTGTTTTTCGCGGTGCTGTATTTTTTTCCCACGCTGTATTTATACCAATTTTCTACTAAAACCAAAGCGGCTCTTTTGTACGGCGAAGAGTTAAACCTGGCTTTTGCCTTTTCCCGGTTAAAGTCGTTTTTTAAATTTTGGGGCATATTCCTGATTGTGATTTTGGTTTTCTACGGGCTTATTTTTATTGGTTATGCCATTGGTGCTTCTGTTTTCAGTTAA